From Maylandia zebra isolate NMK-2024a linkage group LG11, Mzebra_GT3a, whole genome shotgun sequence, one genomic window encodes:
- the LOC101483277 gene encoding uncharacterized protein LOC101483277 isoform X3 — protein sequence MPCELWLQDEKLLSQPILYWWKLNEMAADFIRLIPSQTPNNSRATLLDNNGMSTNKSMILKSVQWADSGKYRCKLSLHTERNGNFRQKGDTTSLVVYGATVFNVTKHAPCMLGCEVSVTRDAGFSLHIFHNGRRLQNVTSAPGDADAALPYVTLSETVPLWSRGKYECQLHLRDDVITKSIFHSNLSEVGEGDKNESTTCSSVRHGVYPEPWFLYVALLLVPVTVLIGLLSAMLMCR from the exons ATGCCCTGTGAGCTCTGGCTGCAAGATGAGAAGCTCCTGTCCCAGCCCATCCTCTACTGGTGGAAATTAAATGAGATGGCTGCTGATTTCATACGGTTGATCCCCTCACAGACCCCGAACAATAGCCGTGCAACCCTTCTGGACAATAACGGGATGTCAACAAACAAGTCAATGATTCTGAAAAGTGTGCAGTGGGCTGACAGCGGGAAGTACCGGTGCAAGCTCTCGCTTCACACAGAGAGGAATGGAAATTTTAGGCAGAAGGGGGACACAACTTCCCTTGTGGTTTACG GCGCCACAGTCTTTAATGTCACCAAACACGCTCCCTGCATGCTAGGCTGTGAGGTCAGCGTGACGCGGGATGCTGGATTTTCTTTGCACATTTTTCACAACGGCCGTCGACTCCAAAATGTTACCTCAGCTCCAGGAGACGCCGACGCCGCTCTGCCGTACGTCACTCTCTCTGAGACCGTACCTCTGTGGTCGCGTGGGAAATACGAGTGCCAGCTGCACCTGAGGGATGACGTGATTACAAAGAGCATCTTCCACAGCAACCTGTCTG AAGTTGGAGAAGGTGATAAAAATGAGTCCACTACATGTTCATCAGTGCGTCATG GCGTGTACCCAGAGCCGTGGTTCTTGTACGTGGCCCTCCTCCTGGTGCCTGTCACCGTCCTCATAGGCCTGTTGAGCGCCATGCTGATGTGCAGATGA